The DNA window tcattttgaTATAATTCATCAAGCCATTTTTTTGGCGGAATTATTTTACAAACTCCGCAAggtattgatttgaatgataatgattttaaataatttggaaCATTCTTAAAATCTTCATAAGATGGACTGAAGACTGGTACAGAGTCGTTAGTCATCTTTAGTAGCAGCAGTACCTTGATTTGTTATTATCTTTATGCTCTATAAGGtaacttttcttgaaaaggGCTTACTAATAGGAAGATGAGAGAGAAGTAGTAATAGTAGTAGAGTAAGCAGTACTTTATTTGacacaaaaaaaaagatgacGAAAAAGGTAGTACTGATTAATAGTATTTGGCTTGTAATGGATAATGTCAGTTGATATTATGTGTCTGATACTTTGTTAGTCTTTATAATCCGCAGTATTTATACTCTTTAAATTGATGGAACCCAAACAGtgatcaaaatattctccttcgatttgaaaaaaagcaGCAATAAAAATTGGAGTCAATAACTGTCGTTGAATTCTTTCTAAATATGAGTATGACGGATTTCAAATCAACCCGTTTAAGACAAAATGGTAATAGTAGTgatagtatatatatatatatatatgtatgaATATATGTgatataaattttattacGGTTCAATTTATGGATATTACATactaaaaatatatataaatttttaagGGATACCCTCTGCGGAAGCACTCATTGACATTTATTAATTAATAGCCAATACTATCGGCAGTGGCAATACAACACTGTCCATACTAAAAGTCCATGCGGATGCGTTACGCTCTTTTCACCAGAATTGACAGAATCCAGACGGGGGGGAGCCAAGCCAAAAATCGATGGCTCATCATGAGAGCATTTTTGCGGTAAGAGGAAGGCGTGTGTCAAAATCGTCTATTATTGGTGATTGCATCGTTTGCCTGAGAAGACATCACAGCAATGTGAGTTGACAGTCAGCTGACGCTTGCGAAGAAGTCCCTGCAGCAGCGGCAGCGGCAGGAGTCCAAGAGGTGTGTGCTGATGCTGACTTTGGATCCGGCCATCGGCACTGCAGCGGTCTCTTCACTTGGCAATGTCCGAACACGACGCAGGGCTTTCTCCGTaaattttacttttttttttttctttttctcttgaaaTTCCGCGAAATGTGAGGAGACTCTCTCCAGGGAATTCTCCGCGTATGGCTTCGGAGGGGAAGGGATGGTGCCAATAAACAATGGAAACAATGGCAGCCATCCGACAGAAGCGGGAAGCTCAAACGGAGCCGTCTCCCGGAGAAAGTTAGGGTTCCCCGATGGAGGGGAGGAAGCCCTAGTCATGTGACTAGGGCTcagcttttttttataatttaGGTCTTACCGGCCGTTCCTGATTTCTTTTTACAGCTATTTACCTATAGCCACATCATCGATCGTCTTATTAGATTGTAATCGGAACATCGAACGATATATATTTACTCGACGCAATAACACTCCAAAACCCACTTCCCTCCCCCATACATGTCTATAAATTTATCCGACGATGAAGAACATTTGTGTTCATATCTAAGAGATTTTATTAGAGACTTAAAACAATTTCATTGGGTTAAAATTTGGATCACCGGTGGTTGGGTAAGAGATAAATTATTAGGTTACAATCCACATGATATAGATATCGTTGTCATTGGTCTCACGGGACCAGATTTCATGaatcatttaaaaaaataccaTTCTTTACATTACAATCAATATTTACCATCTCATATAATAAAGGCAAATTCAGAAAAAGGCAAAGCTTATGATATTGCTGCAactaaattatttgatattacCCTGGATTTCACTGGGATACCGCTCACTACTGAATTCGGTGATTCCATATCTCCTCGTGCCGCCATTCTTCAAGACGTATATTCAAGAGATTTAACGATAAATACTCTatattacaatattttcaatggtaaaATCgaagattattcaaaagaagGTCTTTCTGATATAGAAAACGAATTAATAGACACTGTTGCATTACCTTATGAGACATTAGCGGCCGATCCATTGAGAGTCTTAAGAATCATTAGATTTGCAACTTTCTATAGgtttaaaattttacaagaaaCTTTTAAGGCAATGCAAAATTCGGATATTCATTacttattatcaaaaagaGTCGCTAGAGAAAGATTTAgcaaagaaattgaaaaaatattcgatgatgaagacgTTGAAATTGGGCTTAAATTGATTCATAACGTACGTATCGAGAGTATTATCTTCGATTGGACAGGtgatgaatatttaaaaaaatataatatcattaataatCCAGACATCGGtcttatttctttcatttatCGCCATGGTGTGTTAAGACGACATTTACGAAAAATTTATACCAAGTATAAtggattttttgaatttgcaaCATATGATTTGATAGAAATGTTAACAGATAGTTTATCAAAAagaatctt is part of the Kazachstania africana CBS 2517 chromosome 1, complete genome genome and encodes:
- the KAFR0A02390 gene encoding uncharacterized protein (similar to Saccharomyces cerevisiae CCA1 (YER168C); ancestral locus Anc_8.233); amino-acid sequence: MSINLSDDEEHLCSYLRDFIRDLKQFHWVKIWITGGWVRDKLLGYNPHDIDIVVIGLTGPDFMNHLKKYHSLHYNQYLPSHIIKANSEKGKAYDIAATKLFDITLDFTGIPLTTEFGDSISPRAAILQDVYSRDLTINTLYYNIFNGKIEDYSKEGLSDIENELIDTVALPYETLAADPLRVLRIIRFATFYRFKILQETFKAMQNSDIHYLLSKRVARERFSKEIEKIFDDEDVEIGLKLIHNVRIESIIFDWTGDEYLKKYNIINNPDIGLISFIYRHGVLRRHLRKIYTKYNGFFEFATYDLIEMLTDSLSKRIFLLSIILYPMKDIEIIAHPKKLYKRNLPLSEMVVKEGLKRPGKEAKLVSQIVDGLSDSLSTMSENFDLDDLEDFEDQYICQHCTPCVDKIKVYVAEFLLYMGVN